Within Blastocatellia bacterium, the genomic segment CATCAATCCGCGTCACAAACGGAGCCGGATTGTTATCGGCGCGACCGTAGCGATACTCGCCCTCAATGCGGAGGATGGCATGCAGGGGTCCCGATCCCTTCTCCACTACCGTGCGCGTCACCACCGCCCGCGAGGGATCGAGTCCGGCGTCATCGAGCAGATCGAGGAACGATCCTCGCCCCGTCGGACTCTCCGCCACCACATCCGAGGCCTCGAATCCGTCACCCTCAAGGTCCAGTTCCACACGATTCAGGAATCCGCCCTCCCCCTTCCTGATGACGAAATGCAGCGGCCCCGTCGTCACATCAACGAAACCACGTTCACCCTGGTTATTGATGACGGTCAGCCGTTGAGCAGGAGCGACCGACCGACGAACCCCTGCACCGTATTCCACCGTGTAGCGAGTGGATGATCCGGCGAAAAAGAAAATCCACAACCACTTGATGCTCGGATCGGCAGGCTCCCAGGTCGTGACTTCAGTCGTTTGACAGGGAATCTCCTGACCCTCCGGTGTCAGCAGGCGAACCTGATCGGGCGAGTGAAGCACTCCTCGGGGAAACGGAATTCCAAAAACAAGAGGCGCCCCCTCGCGCGAATGCTCGACATGGATGGTCAGACGGTGCACCTCTTGAGGGCGTGCACCGACAAGCGACAGCGACAGCTCTACAGCGAGGACTCCCGCACACCACACCTTGATGCTTGACAGCTTTGAAAACATGGAAAGATTATGCACAGGCTGACACGGGGCGTCAAAAATTCGCCCCATCAGAATCCACGCTTTGCGAAAGAATAACTCGCCGCAGGGCTTTTCGGCCCGCCGCCGATGGAGGACCTCCTGGACGGGACTCGTGCAGAGAGTGGCTTAAGTCCCTTCCTTTGATCCACTACATCGCTGCGTGTATCATAAGCCCTTGTGGCGCAGGGAATCACATCACGGCAGCGGGTGGCTCTGCTTTGACCTCTCACTTGTGATCGTGCTCAGAGTCGTTTGTTCTCCAGATGGAGATCTTCAAAAGCCCCCGATGATGGGAGTCGGACGGAGTATCCCGCAGCCCTACAAAGCGATATACCGGTCGGCCGGATGGGCTACACGGGTCTTTAACTGATCGGCAGAAAAAAGGAAGCGATCCGAAACACGCCTTCCAGGGACTCCGTGAGAGCGGCATTGAGCGCCTTCACCGAACGATTGGTGTCCAGCCCGCTCGGCAAGCAGGTCATGAAGATCGTTCTTTTTGGGAGCCACGCTAAGGGAACAGCCCGGCAATACAGCGATCTCGATGTCTTGATCGTCGCCAATAACGGGCAAGAGCTGTCAGATTTGATTGCCGACCTCGCCTTTGAGATTCAGATGGAGTATCAGGTCGGTCTCGAACCTATAACCATCTCTCTTGACGATCTGTTCCCTGTGCGATCGTACTTTGTCTTTAATGCCCTACGCCATGGACGGGAGGTGTACGCAGTGGCTCATGAAGAGCCGAAGAAAGAGGAGCGGAAGAACCTCATTGCTCTGACCGAGGAATATCTGACTGCCGCCGAACACGCGGCAGCCAGTGGGTATTGGAGACTGGCCGTAGATGCTGCTTATAATGCAGCGGAACTTGCCCTTAAGCCTCTCATCTTAAAACGGGGTGACGACTTTCCCGGTCCTCACGGGGGGCTTGTCAGCAGGTTTGGTGAGCTATACGTCAAACCGGGAATCTCTGAGAAAACGCTCGGGCCCAAGTTAAATCAAGCCCCGGAGAAACGAAACCAGGCGAGGTATAAATACCAGGCCATCATCAACCAGGA encodes:
- a CDS encoding HEPN domain-containing protein codes for the protein MRAALSAFTERLVSSPLGKQVMKIVLFGSHAKGTARQYSDLDVLIVANNGQELSDLIADLAFEIQMEYQVGLEPITISLDDLFPVRSYFVFNALRHGREVYAVAHEEPKKEERKNLIALTEEYLTAAEHAAASGYWRLAVDAAYNAAELALKPLILKRGDDFPGPHGGLVSRFGELYVKPGISEKTLGPKLNQAPEKRNQARYKYQAIINQDDARTVIELAWKLKELAEKELSD